TTACAGCACTCAAGTATCTGGTCTGGCTCTGAACTTAGCTAGGTTATTCAATTtcatggggacacctgggtggctcagtcggttaagcgtctgccttcggctcaggtcaggatcccagggtcctggaatcacaccccgcatcgggctccctgctcggcgggaggcctgcttctccctctcccgctccccctgcttgtgttccctctctctgacaaataaataaaatcttaaaaaaaaaaaaaaagttattcaacTTTATGGACCTATAGAATCAGAAGGCTGGTCTAAAATGGCATGAAATGTCCCACCCAAGGAGCAATTTTCCCCACCAGGAATATCCAGAGATGAGGAGGACTGAAATAAAAGGCCACCTCGGGGAGAACCTCCAAACTTAACTACTTTGGTTGAGCAATGGCCCAAGTCTCCTGCGCTACAGGGACTGTCTGCAATGTGTACAGAGAGTTGGGATCTGCCATGTATTTGTTAGCTTTTAAACATTCACCTAATCTCATTCCTAGCTAGTGGGTTAAGTCTGTTTGTTTCAAAATACAATTTGTATCATAATTCAAATATGAGCTCCCATTTGACTTTATCAGAAACAACATCCTGATGTTTTTCTGTCCATACTGACACGTGttcatttttaaggctttgaTGTCAAAATCCAAATTCCTGTGAGCTTTCCATAATTCTCTGCGTGTTGTGCTTGTGGGGCTTgagcttcttccttttctctcaatCCTGACTTAACTTTCTCAGTCAGTGCACTGGGCAGGGTTTGGTGGTGGTTGGAATCCTGCCATGGATCTTTTGTAACCACCTATTTCTATCCGTCTGGTGACTGTGATATAATCCATAAAAGTCTAGAGATAGACACCATCTGGACACATGGCTGCAAGAGATGAAAGAGGATTAGAGATGGcctttaaggttaaaaaaaaggactTTCTACTACTTCCTTGGTTTTTCATTGTCTCATAACTTTGCACCCTCACTGCCCACCCACATTTTGgttccaaatgaatgaatgagagactCTCATATGGTCAGGAGACATCAAGCTTGTTCTGACCCCAGGAGCCTTACCTATGTGCCATTTGCTACTCTGGGACATGGTGGCCTCACAATGACCAAGATGTGACAGAGAGAATAGGTCTGGTTGGGACTCAGAACAAAACCGGGGACAGAGAGCAATGCCTCTGCACCTTTGGCGTGCAGCAGAATCAGGAAGAGCTGGTGAACAACACAGACACCTACGCCGAGATTCTGAGTCAGCTAACTCTGGGACGAGGCCTAGACATCTGCACTTTTAATAAGCACACCCCCACCTTACCCCTTATAGTCTCACCCAGGCAGCGTTCCATCTTCAGCTTTGAGAAACGCATAAAGCAATGACAAAGCCTTACCTGTGGAGcagaaaaatcacacacacatcaCCCACACCGCGGGCACGCTCCCCCACCACACTCACCTCTCAACAGCAACTCCTGGCCAGGAAAGAGCTAAGTAAACCTGTCTACGTCTGACCATGCGCGAACATTCATTTCTAACAGCCACCCTCACTCGAGCTTTTCTGCTCAGAGTCCACACGCCATCTCTTCACATGTACGGTCAAAAAAAGCAACATCTCTGAACTCATGGCTGGTTTTCAAGGtatgcaattattttatttccttggcCTGACAGCACAAACTTCATTACACAAGAATCTGCAGCTGAGAGAACAGACACAGATTTCTCCCACAGGAAGGACCCTTTTCATTAGCAGAGATGAACTGAAATGTCATGTCTGAGTGCGATGCCTGCTCCCCACGCCCGCCCACAAAATCCCCAAAGTGAAAATAATCAGAATCCATAGAATCCCCATGAAGTATTAAGTCATCCCCTCAAACCTGTTTAACTAGCAGCTGCAGTACATGAAAACCTAAGTCAGGAGGCAGCTGGTCATCCATCACTTAGCAGATCTGTGTGCCTGGGACCGAAGGGGCAGCAACAGGGAGCAAGAATCCTGGCTGAGTGGGAGGCGCAGACAATCTGTCTCACCTCGTACCTGCCCCTTCCGTATATAAGACATCTCCGTCCCTACACGTGGAGCAAAGTTTGGGAAGTGCTGGAGGAGTGGTTTTATAGCCCGTAATTGGAAACGGTTGTGGCTCACTGAAGTCCCACGTAGGTGTGGGATAAGGGGCaccagagagagagcaggttAGACAGAGATGCTCGGCTTAGTCAATTCCAGTTTAATGCTACCAAAACTATCTTCAAAACCACACCATCCCTCATGCCTGGCCCCTGTCTTCTTCCAGTGGTGAGAGAGCTCCATCTCAATGTCGGCCTGATGTCAACCAGCACCACTGGGTGGCGCTGTGATGTCTCGGGATGCATGTGGGATTATGACAGGGATGGGGAGGAGTGGAGATAGGCCGGGGTCACAATGCTTTAATTACAATGGGCTTCCTTTGGTCCCTAGGAATGAAAAGCCAGAAAGTAGTCCTAAAACACCCtcatcccctccctttccctacctGTCTTGTGCAAACGTCAAAAATAGAATCTCTGCCCGAAGAGGAAAGAGAGCAGGAAGTTACTGGTGGTCCACAATCATCTCTGGCCCCAACTTGCCCGCCTCCTGCCTCTTCCGTGAAGTCACACAAAAACCAATTCACAGAAATGTTGTGAAATTAAATCGTCTTCATTCCTCTATCAAAGCCAATCCAACGCCTCTGTCCTGACATACTTTCTCCCTGGGCTGAGGAAGCAGCAGAAAATATCAATTGAGCGTGTGAAAATATGATGACGGTGTGTGCAGTGTAGTGTTTCCAGATGTCTTCCCCTTCTGTCTCCTCCACGGTGGGagccctccctctctttccccaagtcccacacacacccctccccctaccccgAGTCCAGGTGCTCCCATCTGCTGGGCTTCCAACACTCACTTCCCATAGACACTCTCGTCACTGTAGGCCACATACAGAAAATAGTCTTCCTCATGGTTGTCCTGAGGGAAGAGACAAGAGGAAAACATCACATTCATTATCTTCAGGATTCTGAGCCTCACACAAGGTAGGTAGGTATGCAAGGCATCATGAGCCTCCactgagaaaagaataaagaagtgaCAGGAATTCAACTTTTGAGTTCacaaaaaatcttcaaagagaaCATCCACACATATAGATAACCAGGGATAAGAACATGACCCTTAAAAAAGCTCATTCTAGCAAGAggaacacacatacaaaaaataacATATACTACAATATCCACTAGCAGGGATTATAGGCTATGGaataaaaatgagattaagaGATTGTTAGAAGAAGTGTGCACAACTCACAGGGCACAATAAGAAGGCAATACCGTGTGAAATCCTTTAAGGAATAATGCAACCATAAAACTGGGTGACACAGCATGAGCAAGTCCTTTACAAGAGTTTTCTCATTAGATCCTGACAGTTTACCAATTAAACCAAATGAAGTCAGGAAATTACTCTCTCCAACTGAGTTTATCAATTAAGACAAATGAATCAATTGAAAGGCTTTACCTTGTAAATTTAAATTGCATTCTACTTGGAATTTGCAATCAGAAACAATTTCTTGCTGTTTCAATAAAGACAATCCAAGATTAGAACCCTAGAAGGCAAAACTGAGAATTCAAGAAGAATGACTCTAGTAAGCTGCTCAATCCCTAGAGGCCGAGTGACATTTTAACTGCCCAGAGCCTTACACTGGGACGTGTAAGGGGATACAGGGAAGTAACACCTCTTGCCCCACTTCCCAGGTGTGTTATCAACAGACCCCGGAACAAAGGCTAGAGAACACGAGACCGCACGGTGTTGTTGTGACCAGGACACTTACCTCATACAGCTGGCCCATGGTAGCGCTAGTGGGAGGGATAGTGTTGTTGACAAAGAAGAACAAGGCGTCCTCGGGCCTCAGGTGGATCCTCTTCCGGATTAGGAAGTAGAACTGGCCAACTGGATAAAGGAAGGTTTTAGAAAAGGAAGACGATTAGGAAAAAcaaggcagggggcggggggaagacccagaaaacaaaacagaacgaAACAAAACCTCTACTGCACCTGCGCCCGTTAAAGTACCAGCTTTAGATAAAATCTCAGCAGAGCCAAATACTGTCCTATAGCTTTAGAAATAGAATGTGCAACTCAAAGAAGCCTCCATATTCCCTGACATGCCACTGAGAAGCTTATTCTTCAATCCTTTCCCACTTTACTCAATTTTCAGACATACTGTTAGCATCCCCACTCAAAGCTTTGAGGACGACTTTGAGGGAATCCTATGTACATCCAGACCAAAATACTCTCTAATTGTTGTCTAAATGGCATCTGAAATGCACTTCCATCCCCATTCCCACCTTATGACAAACACGTGACGGGGAGAGGTCTACTGGACTCCAGTAATCTCAGCATGGTCGCTCATCCCAAAGTCTGGGCAGTAAGTGGGGTTCAACGCTGCACCTTCTACCAAACATActgaaaaagttctagaagacTGATATTCAAATCTAACAACCCTGGGGCAAATACGTCTACAAAATCTTTGCAGTGTTTTCTGGATTCCTGGTTATTCCAGTAACGATCATTAAGGTGAACAATATATTCTTTGTAATCCCAAACAGTAACTACAAAACGTATTACCAAATATGAGGAGACAAAGTATTCAGCTGCGAATCTCTAAAACGTAATCTGCCCTCTGACTTTCCTTTTGGAATAAACTGATTATCACAATAACAAAGCAGATTCTAAGTAGTTTAAAACACAGACATCTGGCCATTGCTTTCAATGTTGTGCATTCTGCTGTGTCTAAATCACACAAGGCGTTGTGATGGGAAATGCATGAGGGAACTGGCAATGGAGAAGAACGGCTGAGTCACTCCGGTTTgcattccaccccacccccacccccccacccccccacccccgctctctgGAGAATCCCACCCACTTTCTTCAACTCTACTTCCTCTCAATCCCACAATCCCATGCACACAGGAGGTACGAAAGAGGCTCCAGGATGGGAAAGAGGGCCTGCGGAGGGAAAAAGCATTACCTGTGAGATCAGAGGGCACCAGGTACTTCCTCTTGTCCAGATCAGGCACCCTGGCCTTAGGAGCCTTCTCCACAATCACCTGGGAGGGAGGAAAGTgaggatgaaaaataaagaatctaATCTAGTATTTTTCCTTCCACATCCTACGGTTGCCCTATTTGAAGTGCATTTGTCTAGACCCATTAAAATGTTCCCATTTCTTATTCCCCTTTACCTCTTACAAAACCTGTGGGAACATGGGCTTCCTGAGTAAGATTACAGTTCTCTTACTGCAACAAGAAGAGAATGGAGGGCATGCGACGAAAAGTAAAGAGAACCTTGAGTTTAGATAGTAATTACAAGTTACCTGTCAGGTATAGGATCTATACTTCCTTGTATTTAATGAGAGCATCAAGAGGACTGTGCATTGAGCAGGACTTGAGGCTTGAAGCTTTTAAATGAAAGGGAACACattaaaatagtgaaaaacattattttgtgttTCTGGAGAAAAAGCATCCTTAACCAGGAAGACCAGAGGGGCATGATCccactaaaaatttaaaaatgaaaaatggaggaaaaaatgtgaatcagaaatttaaaagaaaaagtaggaagaGGTTCAGGGAGAGACCAGTGAAGGCCCAACAACGAGGATGGACAGGAGGCAGCAAGTTAATAAAAtcaaagggaaagacagagagcCTAGCACTGTGTCTCAAAGGAACCCTGGGAGCTGCCAGCTCCCATCAGTCATAAGTGATGGAAACCACAAAAAGAGAGCAGAAAAAGAGGGCAATAAAACATACTGCAGATAAGATATCCAGACAGGACCGCAGGCTTTGGAGGAggaacggggggtggggggggggggttgggtaATCATTAAGGCCTTGGCTTACCAGAAAATACTTTAGGTTTCCAAGAATCCCAACTCTACTCGTGGGCCCTAGGTAGTAAGATGCTTTTCCTCTATGGTgctcaggtttgttttttttttttgtgcaatGTGGCCCATATTCCACAGGGCCTTTTACAAAGTTTAAGCCTAGACAATCCCTTCCTCCCCGCAATGTTGCAGGTTTTCAATACATTGTAGCTATCAAGATACTTTAAGATCTCAAGAAACCCTCCCCTCTCTACGTATGACACATCTATTCTTCTGGATGGTAGCTAAGAGATAAGGTGGGGCCAAACTAAAATTGAGTTATGTGAGCAGTCAGGGTACTTGATTGCATTGGTAACACCAATGGTCCAGCTGGAAGGGGCTTCAGAAATCACTTACACCAACCCTTTTTTGTAAACTGGACACTTCAGGACATCAAGATTAAGGATCCTGCCCAGAACTAGAACAAAATCTCACAACTCAGAGAGCAGAGCTCTTCTTCCTGTGTCACAACTACAAAGGTCACAGGCTGAGCACCTGATGAGCAGTTGGGAGGCTTAGTTTCTGGTTAAAACCCAACTGGAGGAACCATGAGATCTGACTGATGGT
The sequence above is drawn from the Zalophus californianus isolate mZalCal1 chromosome 9, mZalCal1.pri.v2, whole genome shotgun sequence genome and encodes:
- the GABARAPL1 gene encoding gamma-aminobutyric acid receptor-associated protein-like 1 isoform X1; translation: MKFQYKEDHPFEYRKKEGEKIRKKYPDRVPVIVEKAPKARVPDLDKRKYLVPSDLTVGQFYFLIRKRIHLRPEDALFFFVNNTIPPTSATMGQLYEDNHEEDYFLYVAYSDESVYGNHVSRWCLSLDFYGLYHSHQTDRNRWLQKIHGRIPTTTKPCPVH
- the GABARAPL1 gene encoding gamma-aminobutyric acid receptor-associated protein-like 1 isoform X2, giving the protein MKFQYKEDHPFEYRKKEGEKIRKKYPDRVPVIVEKAPKARVPDLDKRKYLVPSDLTVGQFYFLIRKRIHLRPEDALFFFVNNTIPPTSATMGQLYEDNHEEDYFLYVAYSDESVYGNPGRKYVRTEALDWL